AACAAAGCCCGATACACCCAGAGCAAGTAAGATCCAAAATGTTGAAATTGTGGGTTGAACATCGTTCATTAGATTAGGAATAACAGCATATACAACTACTATTCCTAACACTATGCCCATTATACCACCTAAAATAGAAATTATGGAAGATTCAACTAAAAATTGAAAACGAATATCTCTTATTTTAGCTCCAACAGCTTTTCGTATACCTATCTCTTTTGTCCTCTCAGTAACAGATACTAAGATGATATTTGTAATTCCTATTCCACTGACAATAAGAGATACCGTAGCAACTCCTCCAAGTAGCGCACTGAGTAAGTACGAAACTGAAATAACACCTTGCAAAATTTCTCCTCCGTCTATAAAAGAGTAATCATCTTTTTCAAATCCTTTTTGAGTCAAAAATTCTTCTATAATTTTTTGAACCTCCTTATTTTTTTCTGAACTTACACATTTTATAAAAAATTGTTGTGATGATATCTCTGAACTAAATAAACTTTCGCCCACGTTGAAAGGTACTAAAATACTAATATCAGAAGCACTTCCAATAGATATATTTGCCAATCTCTGTTTCTTTTTTACTACGCCTACAACTTCAAATTCATTTCCTTTAATCCATAACTTCTTACCTAAAACCTGCTGCCCCTTCCCAAAAAGTTTATCCTTTTGATCATCAAACACTACTGCAACTTTGTTATTTCTATCTTCGTCTAAATAACTTAAAAACCTTCCCTCAACAAGTTGAAGACTTTCTGTGATATAATAATTAGGTTTTACCAACAGAATTTCGCATCTTTTTTTGTTGTTATCCGAACTCAAGACCTCAAACGAGAGACTTTTCTTAGGTGTAATTGTCAATACTAAATCTTTGTGTTTCCACAAATACTCTGACAATTCATAATAATCGTTTTGATGTTCTGGCAGATAAGAGAGAAAAAGAACCAGACTATCTACACCGCTCTCTTTAACTTGTTTTGCAAAACTACTGCTAACTGTTTGGACAAGCCCAACAGCTGCAATTATAGAACTTGTCCCTATAACCACTCCAAGTACACTTAGAAAGGTTCGAACCCTGTTTTCATAAAGTGATTTTATTGCCATCTTTAAAATTTCATAAACTTTAATAAACTGCATATATATTCCCTCTCTGTTTTTAAGGTGTAGTTTTGTAGGTCTGAGGAAGTACTACTTCCTCACCTTCTTTTAAACCTTCTAAAATTTCTACGTGATGCTCATCACTAATACCAAGTTTAACTTCTCTTTTTTCACAGCCTGCATAGTAACTTTCTTTTGTGCCAAGTTCATCAGAGATTTTATCGTCTTCTTTAATTTTTTTCAAGCTCTCATTATTAAATTTTTTTACATATACAAAGTACTTATCTCCTTCTTTCCTTACAGCTTCAATGGGTACACAAATTGCATTCTTTTTTCTTATAACTTCTATTTCTGCTGTGGCATGTGTCCCTCTCTTGATATTTTCATTGTAAAATCTTATTTTTATGTTAAACCATGAAACATTCTGAGATAACTCTTCATCTAATGGTCTTGGATTAATTGATTCCACAATCCCGTCTATCTCACTTTCAGGTATATAGCTACTATGAGGTGCAAAATTTATCTTCACTCTATCACCTTTTTTTACTTTGTAAACATCATACTCCGATATCTTAGATTCAAATATTAAGTCATTTGTGCTCCATACAGAACAAATACTATCACCCATATTAATTAGCTTACCTTCAGAAATATTGAGATTGCTAATCACTCCATTTATGGGTGACATTACCTTACAATTATTTATCTCTTTTTTCAAGGTCTCTATTGCCTCTTTAGTTTCGTCAATCTGATCTTTTAGTCCATCTATCTGCTCTTTAATATCTTGGTCAAAGAATTCAATTAAAATATCCCCTTTTTTTATCCTGTCATATTGTTTTACAAATATTTTCTTTATCCTTCCTTCAACCTCGGATTTTATAACTATCTCGTCCATTTTTAAAATACCTTCATTAACACTTCTTATTTCTTGATAAGGATTTTTTGATGTTATAACACAAAAGGCCTTTGCTCCAGATGGCAAACTTCTTCCTTCATTGTCAACACAAATTTTAACATCAAATACCGATTGCCCATTGTCGTTTACGTAAAATAAAGAACTCTTTGCATCAACAAATCCTTCTGTCTCTATATCATATTCAGTAAGAACAACTTTTAATCTTTGGCCAACACGAATACTATTAAATAGCCACGAAGGAAACGCTACTGTTAAAAATAAAGATTTATTATTTACAATTTTGAAAAGATTAGCTCCCAAAGAAACACTCTCTCCCTCGGTCACATATATTTCTTGCACCTGTCCATCAAAAGTAGAGCTAAATTTGTATTTTTCTAATTTATCTTGAAACTTTTTAATTTCATTTGAGAGTTTTTCCAATTCCTTTTCTTTCTTTTTGAGTTCAGATACCTTATTAGAAGCATCTATATAAGCTAACAGCTTTCCCTTTTTGACGTAATCTCCTTCACGAACATACACCTTACGAACCATCCCAGAAACTAAACTATAAATTGCTTTTTCCTCTGCTCTGACAATACCTCTTAGTACAATCTTCTCTTTAATTGGCATTCTAATAACTTTTACTGTCTTTTGATTCGAAACTGTACTTTTTTCAGCAAATTTACTAAGATATCTAGTAAATAAATACACACTGCTCAGAATGAGAATTATAATTACAAAATATCCAACTATGAAAAAACTCCTTTTGTTTTTCTTCACTTTTTTATTCACCTACTTCCATAAATAACAAGTTTTATTTGCTCTTTTTATCTCTCCTTATTAACTTTCCTACATTATATCCAATAAATGTCATCAAGGCAATTATCAATGATAATATCATAAGTGTGGATATAATACTACCAACATCACCATTATCCAGTGAAATTTCTATTCCTTTCTTTTTAGCTTCTAAAAGTAACCTTTCTTTGACATCATCTGTTAATATAAGAGGTTTATAAAAGTAGCTAATAATATCCATTATAAGTTCTGTGGTAAGACTGATAAAGATATTAAACGCCAAAATATTGGTAAATTTACCTCTACTGAATATACTATTTAGTAAACTCATAAATGCTAAAATTCCAAATGCGGAAAGTTCAGCAATAAGAATTCCTCCAACCGATATTGATTTTTTATTAAATACACACCACGTTAGAATAATAACTTGATATAGAATTACTAACCCAGCAAAGATGTAGATTATTATTTTTCTCATCACATTCTCTCCTCTCCGTATTCAAATGAGTAAAAATACATTAAAACGTAAAATTCATTTCAAACAGTCTGCCATTGTTTAAAGTAAAAATCTTATCTGCATATTCTAATATCTTTTTTCTATGACTTACAATAATTATAATTCTATTCTCTTTGAGCTCTTTCAATATCTCACATAAAATTCTCTCATTTTCCTCATCAAGCGAAGAAGTTGGTTCATCAAAAAGCAAAATTTTTGCCTCTTTTAATAACTCCCTTGCAAGGAGTATTCTTTGCTTCTCACCTCCAGAAAAATTAATTTTTTCATCATACATAGTGTCATAACCATAAGGAAGCTTAATAATTTTTTTATTTATTTTTAAAATTTCACAAATATTTTCTATATCATTGTCCACTTTATTCAGATTTGATAATTTTATATTCTCTCTTATAGATAAGTTGTAAATCAATTCTGCTTCTTGAGGTATATAACTTACATATCTCCAAAATTCTCTAAAATCAATTTTGGAAATATTCTTCCCGCAAATTGTAATACTTCCTCTCTCAGGTTTATACAAGCCACACAGTAACTTCAGAAAAGTTGATTTGCCGCACCCAGACTCACCGATTATTCCAATTATTGAATTTGGTTCTATTATCAAGTTTATTCCTTGAAGTACATAAGAGTCAGAATTTTCATATTTAAACCACAAATCCTCTATAACAATTTTAAAATCCAATTCTCCAAAATGCAACATTTCAGAAGTATTTTCTATTTTAATATTGTTGGTATTATTTAATAAAAATTCATTTAGCCTTTCAATTAAAGGAAATAATCTTCTAAATTCAATTCCACTATCAAACAGCTCACTACTTGCAGCAATAAGATTCTGAAAATACATACTTAAAGCTACGATCATTCCCACAGTTGAATGCCCATTTATAATTACTATTGAGCCCCCAACATATATAATGATAATAGCCACTATAGCAAACAGAGCAGTATAGGTAGATAACAACATTATTTTAGCAAAAATCTGAACTGATAAATCTCTCAATTTACTGTTTATTTCATTAAATTTGTTAAATATAAAATTCTGGGCATTGTTTAAATTAATCGAAACTATATTTCTAATTACACTTGGTACAAAAGTATTCATTCTATCTATCAAAAGCTGAGACTCTTTTTGCAATATTCCTATTTGATGTCCTTTCTTAAGTATGAAAACAGCAAATAAAAACAAAATCATCGCTAAAACAACGGTCAAAAATGGTGATAACCAAAGCATTATAGAAAAGGAAAATATAATTATAATTATATTTTTCGTAAAATTGTTGATTAAATCTTGAATAAATTCTCCAATCTCTTCTGTCTCATTCAAAATACGTGTTAATATAGTTCCCGGAGGACTTTTTTCGAAAACAGTGATAGGAGAATAAAGAACTTTTTTAAAAAATTCATTTCTTAACTCCTGCACTATTCTTTCCTTAAATCGTATTATCATCAAGGAACTTAAGTATGAGGTCACTGGTTGCAAAAGCCACACCAAAGAAAACATGATTAACTGTTTCATTAATTTTTGTAAAGATATTCTTGTTATCAAATCTTCAACTAATTGTTTTGAAATAATCGGAGCAACATTTATTAATATTGTATAAATTTGTAGAATGAGAAATCCAATTAAACCTATCCTAACATGCGGTTTAACAAAAGGCATTAATGATTTTATTGACTTTAACTTCTCCATTCCCAAAAAATACCCCCGTTTGATATCACTATAGATTAGAGCAACTTTTATAATCCTAGTAATTCTACTCCCACATTATAAGTCCAATGCAAAATAATACATGAATGAATGCTTTTTGTTTTATATGATATAAAAGACAAAATCAAACCAATGGGAAAACGTACTAAAGTATTAATCGTCATATCTCCACCACAGTGGAGAATAAATCCAAATACTAACCCATCAAGGACAATGCTTGTAAAAGGATTAAACACACCTAACAATTCATTCAATATAATACCCCTTGTTAACAATTCTTCGGTTAAACTTACAAAAAAATTGTGTGTAATTACTTCTCTAAATGTATTCATGTCTGTGTTTTTACTCGCTAAGAAAAACACAAAGCTGGCCACTAATAGAGATACAATCAATGTAAAATAGTACCATTTATTATTTTTAATTGTTAAATTCAGTTCATTTATCTTTTTCTTTTTTATCAACACCATAAATAATAAGGGAAATAATCCAAAGCAAATTGTGAATGGTATTGAGTATTGCAATAATAGCTCCTTTAAAGAAGAATATTCTACATAAGACACATAAGATTTGTCCATTATTGCGCAATAAAGCAAAAGCCAAGCCAAATACACTATAGTAGGTACAAAAATTAGTGCGCTTATTTCTAAATATAAATATAAGATTTTTTCCTTTTTATTTTTAAGATTACAAACCATGTTCGTTATTATATTTTTTACAATATTATTTTTAACTTTTTTCATTTACTCCTCTCTTTCCTTTCGATTATATTCTCTTATCAAATTAATGATTGTTTCATAAAAATTATAATAAAGAGGGCAGTATGGGTCTTTCTTTTTCAGAGTAGCGTTTAAATAATAAGCGTTTGCTCTACATGCACCACCACACAAATACTTGAATTTACAGATATTACATCCATCAATCATATCAACGCTTATATTTTTCCAAATTAGTCTTTTTGAACTGCAAAGAATTTCACCCACTGTCATATCTTTTATATTTCCTAATTTAAATTCCTCAACGTGAAGCATGTGACACGGATAAACATCCCCATTAGCTGCTATACTTAGCATTTTCCTTCCAGCTTCACAACTTAATCGAGTTTCAAAGCTAAAGTTTTTTATATTTGTATTATCTATGTTTTCATTCCATTTTATACTTGATAGAATGTCTTCCCACTTTATACTTGACAGAATATCTTCACTAAACATAAAATCCTTACATTCTTCTCTATTTTGATTATTGCAAGTCAAAATACTATAGCTTAAGGGTATACCCATTTCTTCACTTAGTTTTTGATATTTGT
The sequence above is drawn from the Caldicellulosiruptor bescii DSM 6725 genome and encodes:
- a CDS encoding CPBP family intramembrane glutamic endopeptidase yields the protein MKKVKNNIVKNIITNMVCNLKNKKEKILYLYLEISALIFVPTIVYLAWLLLYCAIMDKSYVSYVEYSSLKELLLQYSIPFTICFGLFPLLFMVLIKKKKINELNLTIKNNKWYYFTLIVSLLVASFVFFLASKNTDMNTFREVITHNFFVSLTEELLTRGIILNELLGVFNPFTSIVLDGLVFGFILHCGGDMTINTLVRFPIGLILSFISYKTKSIHSCIILHWTYNVGVELLGL
- a CDS encoding ABC transporter permease yields the protein MQFIKVYEILKMAIKSLYENRVRTFLSVLGVVIGTSSIIAAVGLVQTVSSSFAKQVKESGVDSLVLFLSYLPEHQNDYYELSEYLWKHKDLVLTITPKKSLSFEVLSSDNNKKRCEILLVKPNYYITESLQLVEGRFLSYLDEDRNNKVAVVFDDQKDKLFGKGQQVLGKKLWIKGNEFEVVGVVKKKQRLANISIGSASDISILVPFNVGESLFSSEISSQQFFIKCVSSEKNKEVQKIIEEFLTQKGFEKDDYSFIDGGEILQGVISVSYLLSALLGGVATVSLIVSGIGITNIILVSVTERTKEIGIRKAVGAKIRDIRFQFLVESSIISILGGIMGIVLGIVVVYAVIPNLMNDVQPTISTFWILLALGVSGFVGVFSGWAPAERAARLEPSIALRYE
- a CDS encoding efflux RND transporter periplasmic adaptor subunit; this encodes MKKNKRSFFIVGYFVIIILILSSVYLFTRYLSKFAEKSTVSNQKTVKVIRMPIKEKIVLRGIVRAEEKAIYSLVSGMVRKVYVREGDYVKKGKLLAYIDASNKVSELKKKEKELEKLSNEIKKFQDKLEKYKFSSTFDGQVQEIYVTEGESVSLGANLFKIVNNKSLFLTVAFPSWLFNSIRVGQRLKVVLTEYDIETEGFVDAKSSLFYVNDNGQSVFDVKICVDNEGRSLPSGAKAFCVITSKNPYQEIRSVNEGILKMDEIVIKSEVEGRIKKIFVKQYDRIKKGDILIEFFDQDIKEQIDGLKDQIDETKEAIETLKKEINNCKVMSPINGVISNLNISEGKLINMGDSICSVWSTNDLIFESKISEYDVYKVKKGDRVKINFAPHSSYIPESEIDGIVESINPRPLDEELSQNVSWFNIKIRFYNENIKRGTHATAEIEVIRKKNAICVPIEAVRKEGDKYFVYVKKFNNESLKKIKEDDKISDELGTKESYYAGCEKREVKLGISDEHHVEILEGLKEGEEVVLPQTYKTTP
- a CDS encoding ABC transporter ATP-binding protein, whose translation is MEKLKSIKSLMPFVKPHVRIGLIGFLILQIYTILINVAPIISKQLVEDLITRISLQKLMKQLIMFSLVWLLQPVTSYLSSLMIIRFKERIVQELRNEFFKKVLYSPITVFEKSPPGTILTRILNETEEIGEFIQDLINNFTKNIIIIIFSFSIMLWLSPFLTVVLAMILFLFAVFILKKGHQIGILQKESQLLIDRMNTFVPSVIRNIVSINLNNAQNFIFNKFNEINSKLRDLSVQIFAKIMLLSTYTALFAIVAIIIIYVGGSIVIINGHSTVGMIVALSMYFQNLIAASSELFDSGIEFRRLFPLIERLNEFLLNNTNNIKIENTSEMLHFGELDFKIVIEDLWFKYENSDSYVLQGINLIIEPNSIIGIIGESGCGKSTFLKLLCGLYKPERGSITICGKNISKIDFREFWRYVSYIPQEAELIYNLSIRENIKLSNLNKVDNDIENICEILKINKKIIKLPYGYDTMYDEKINFSGGEKQRILLARELLKEAKILLFDEPTSSLDEENERILCEILKELKENRIIIIVSHRKKILEYADKIFTLNNGRLFEMNFTF